The following coding sequences are from one Triticum aestivum cultivar Chinese Spring chromosome 5A, IWGSC CS RefSeq v2.1, whole genome shotgun sequence window:
- the LOC123105170 gene encoding cytochrome c oxidase subunit 6a, mitochondrial, translating to MASLAARSGLRSLAARARAPATGGRRMSSSAHDDAYETAKWEKITIMGAVTCTLLAAWNLSKGHPHFDEPPAYPYLHIRNKEFPWGPNGLFEVKHDH from the exons ATGGCTTCCCTGGCGGCGAGATCCGGCCTCCGCTCGCTGGCGGCGCGCGCCAGGGCCCCGGCCACGGGCGGACGCCGCATGTCCTCCTCCGCCCACGACGACGCCT ATGAGACGGCCAAGTGGGAGAAGATCACCATCATGGGGGCCGTCACCTGCACCCTCCTGGCGGCCTGGAACCTCTCCAAGGGTCACCCCCACTTCGACGAGCCGCCG GCCTACCCATACCTGCACATCCGCAACAAGGAGTTCCCCTGGG GACCCAATGGCCTGTTTGAGGTCAAGCACGACCATTGA
- the LOC123105171 gene encoding uncharacterized protein, with translation MKTYHGVSPGGRRRSGSQIGASEEAAEMAGASRSRRRSQIAVTRPGRRSRSHIGASEEDEGLVRPGRRRRSQVGASEDRRRRRRRTSPEAPVPLPGDGDTPRNGGRCPPAPCESLPLDMLWEILLLLPPQPSSRLLASLVSRRWRGLATDPNFVRQFQARRRSWKPPLLGFFERRRKIVFNQDILYPPDRVPAERIHIPFGMASRGFEVLGCRGGRVLALHRVFRQLIVFAPITGEQRYFAVPAEFGQPSILYGAVLCAAGEQDHVHGHCHCSPFKVVLVSHKRDHQPQACVFSSETDTWSNIISTKYPCELHGDSVPATLIGDALYWLLSCNAIFWFDLDMQSLAVIMGPPGMNESGNYRIIKPEDGADGLAIAIFLFPNLQIWQRVVNSQGIATWFLRKTVEMHSTLGIPHQIRRKVWQDKVLGYDEDNDVIILYVDDSAYMLELKQMQSRKLNGTRSMKQCHPFTSFYPPDIAI, from the exons ATGAAAACCTACCACGGGGTTTCCCCAGGCGGCCGCCGCCGCAGCGGTTCTCAAATCGGCGCGAGCGAGGAGGCCGCCGAAATGGCCGGCGCTAGCCGCAGTCGCCGCCGCTCCCAGATCGCGGTGACCCGCCCCGGTCGCCGTAGCCGCTCCCATATCGGGGCGAGCGAGGAGGACGAGGGGCTGGTCcgccccggtcgccgccgccgctcccaagTCGGGGCGAGCgaggatcgccgccgccgccgccgccgcacctctccGGAGGCGCCTGTCCCTCTGCCGGGTGACGGCGATACGCCGCGGAACGGCGGCCGCTGTCCTCCGGCCCCGTGCGAGTCGCTGCCGTTGGATATGCTTTGGGAGATCCTTCTCCTTCTGCCACCACAGCCGTCGTCCCGCCTGCTCGCATCCTTGGTCTCCAGGCGCTGGCGAGGCCTCGCCACCGACCCCAACTTCGTCCGCCAGTTCCAAGCCCGCCGCAGGAGCTGGAAGCCGCCCCTACTCGGCTTCTTCGAGCGCCGACGGAAGATCGTGTTCAACCAGGACATCCTGTACCCTCCCGACCGTGTCCCTGCTGAGCGCATCCACATCCCGTTCGGCATGGCCTCCCGCGGCTTTGAAGTTTTGGGGTGCCGTGGCGGTCGCGTGCTCGCCTTACACCGGGTGTTCAGACAGCTTATTGTGTTCGCTCCCATCACCGGCGAGCAGCGGTACTTCGCTGTTCCTGCCGAATTCGGGCAACCGTCCATCCTCTACGGGGCGGTGCTCTGTGCTGCTGGCGAGCAGGACCATGTGCACGGCCACTGTCATTGCAGCCCTTTCAAGGTTGTCTTGGTGTCTCACAAAAGAGATCATCAACCACAGGCTTGTGTTTTTTCCTCGGAGACTGACACATGGAGCAATATCATATCAACAAAGTATCCATGCGAGCTCCATGGTGATAGCGTTCCCGCGACCCTTATTGGCGATGCACTCTATTGGCTGCTTTCGTGCAATGCCATATTTTGGTTTGATTTGGATATGCAGAGCCTAGCTGTCATCATGGGGCCTCCTGGTATGAATGAATCTGGCAACTATAGGATCATCAAGCCAGAGGACGGCGCTGATGGCCTAGCCATAGCCATATTCCTCTTCCCGAACCTTCAGATCTGGCAGAGGGTGGTTAATTCTCAGGGTATTGCCACATGGTTTTTGCGGAAGACTGTTGAAATGCATAGCACTCTTGGGATCCCTCATCAGATTAGGAGAAAGGTGTGGCAAGACAAAGTGCTGGGGTATGATGAAGATAACGATGTGATCATCCTCTATGTGGATGACAGTGCCTACATGCTTGAACTTAAGCAAATGCAATCCAGGAAACTTAACGGAACCCGTTCTATGAAACAATGTCATCCTTTCACGAGTTTCTATCCGCCAG ACATAGCCATCTAA
- the LOC123107892 gene encoding MLO-like protein 5, whose amino-acid sequence MSGGGGGGNSRELDQTPTWAVASVCGVIVLISILLEMGLHKVGEWFAHRKKKAMVDALEKVKAELMVLGFISLLLVFGQSYIIKICISEAAADTMLPCRLKKATVEVEIAKDGGHGAPAGGAKEEHGAKQPEEHFSLGTNPFTATSFSVPHRMLSEATSFSVPHRMLSEATSFSVPHRMLSEATSFSVPHRMLSEANMNTKCPPGKVSLISINALHQLHIFIFFLAVFHVCYSATTMALGRAKIRGWKEWEKEAAGQDEEVTNDPSQFRFTHETSFVRQHMNVLNKTPASFYISNFFRQFFRSVRRADYCALRHSFVNVHLAPGSKFDFQKYIKRSLEDDFKVIVGISPILWASALTFLLININGLHSMLWISIMPLVIILLVGTKLQGIICRMAIDITERHAVIQGIPLVQVSDSYFWFSRPTFVLFLIHFTLFQNGFQIIYFLWILYEYGMDSCFNDSKKLVFARLCLGAVVQVLCSYVTLPLYALVSQMGTTMKQSIFDDQTSKALKSWRAGVKKKPAANSKHGSGSPSGSPRAGSPKAGDEGSTAGVALTQKQGQGDDGAP is encoded by the exons ATGagcgggggaggagggggcggcaacTCGAGGGAGCTCGACCAGACGCCGACATGGGCCGTCGCCTCCGTCTGCGGCGTCATCGTCCTCATCTCCATCCTCCTCGAGATGGGCCTCCACAAAGTCGGAGAG TGGTTCGCGCACAGGAAGAAGAAGGCCATGGTGGACGCCCTTGAGAAGGTCAAGGCAG AACTGATGGTGCTGGGGTTCATCTCGCTGCTGCTGGTGTTCGGGCAGAGCTACATCATCAAGATTTGCATCTCCGAGGCTGCCGCCGACACCATGCTCCCATGCCGCCTCAAGAAGGCCACCGTCGAGGTCGAGATCGCCAAGGACGGCGGCCACGGCGCCCCCGCGGGCGGCGCCAAGGAGGAGCACGGCGCTAAGCAGCCGGAGGAGCATTTCAGCCTCGGCACCAATcccttcaccgccacctccttcagcgtCCCCCACAGGATGCTCAGCGAGGCCACCTCCTTCAGCGTCCCCCACAGGATGCTCAGCGAGGCCACCTCCTTCAGCGTCCCCCACAGGATGCTCAGCGAGGCCACCTCCTTCAGCGTCCCCCACAGGATGCTCAGTGAGGCCAACATGAACACCAAATGCCCCCCG GGGAAGGTGTCCCTCATATCGATAAACGCTCTGCACCAGCtgcacatcttcatcttcttcctggCCGTGTTCCATGTCTGCTACAGTGCCACCACCATGGCACTCGGCAGGGCCAAG ATACGAGGATGGAAAGAGTGGGAAAAAGAAGCGGCCGGCCAAGATGAAGAAGTCACTAACG ATCCGTCGCAGTTCAGGTTTACGCACGAGACATCGTTCGTCAGGCAGCACATGAACGTCCTCAACAAGACCCCGGCGTCGTTTTACATC AGCAACTTCTTCAGGCAGTTCTTTAGATCGGTCCGGAGGGCTGACTACTGCGCGTTGCGCCACAGCTTCGTCAAC GTTCATTTGGCTCCTGGCAGCAAGTTTGATTTCCAGAAGTACATCAAGAGGTCTCTCGAGGATGATTTCAAGGTCATCGTCGGGATCAG CCCTATTTTGTGGGCGTCTGCACTCACCTTCCTGCTCATCAACATCAACG GGCTGCACAGCATGCTCTGGATATCCATCATGCCGCTGGTG ATCATCCTGCTGGTGGGCACGAAGCTGCAGGGGATCATCTGCCGGATGGCGATCGACATCACGGAGCGGCACGCGGTGATCCAGGGGATCCCGCTGGTGCAGGTCAGCGACAGCTACTTCTGGTTCAGCCGCCCCACCTTCGTCCTCTTCCTCATCCACTTCACCCTCTTCCAGAACGGCTTCCAGATCATCTACTTCCTCTGGATCCTG TACGAGTACGGGATGGATTCCTGCTTCAACGACTCCAAGAAGCTCGTCTTCGCGCGGCTCTGCCTCGG GGCGGTGGTGCAGGTGCTGTGCAGCTACGTGACGCTGCCGCTCTACGCGCTGGTGTCGCAGATGGGGACCACCATGAAGCAGTCCATCTTCGACGACCAGACCTCCAAGGCGCTCAAGAGCTGGCGCGCCGGCGTCAAGAAGAAGCCGGCGGCCAACTCCAAGCACGGCTCCGGGTCGCCCTCGGGGAGCCCGCGCGCCGGCAGCCCCAAGGCCGGCGACGAAGGCAGCACCGCCGGCGTCGCGCTCACGCAGAAGCAAGGCCAGGGCGACGACGGCGCGCCATGA